TTCTGGTCCAGGATTCCTTCGACATGAGTGACGATATGCATGACGTGGGAGTAAAATTCGACCGTCATCAGGTGCGGCACCGTGACTGAGCCCAGGCGCGCCACCCTGCCGACGTCGTTACGCCCCAGGTCCACCAGCATGATATGCTCGGCCGTCTCCTTGGGATCGCTCAAAAGGTCCTTGACCAATACCTCGTCAGCGTCGGGACTGCTTCCCCGGGGGCGAGTACCGGCGATAGGCCGGAGCTGAATACGATTGCCTGTCAGACGGACAAGCATTTCGGGAGAAGCCCCGACCAGGCAGAGGTCATCGAAGTCGAGAAAGAAGCAGTATGGAGAAGGGTTGATTTCCTTCAAGGCCCGGTACAGGCTTAACGGGTCTCCTTCAAAATCCACACTGAGTCGCTGAGACAAAACCACCTGGATGATATCTCCGTTTCGGATGTACTCCTTGGCCTGGTGAATCCGGTGCTCATATTCCGACTGGGAGACATTGCTTCGGACTTCAGTCCCGCATTTAAAATTATCGAGAAATCCTTGATCCTCTGTTGAATCTGCCTGTAGAAGTTTCTGCCTCATCTCCTTTACACGGGAGGCAGCTGCCTGGTAAGCGGCCTCTAGGTCTTTGCCTTCCTGAAGAAGGGCTAAAGAGATTAGAAGCACTTCGCTGGTGCGCCGGTCAAAACGAAGCAGATCCCTGCAGACGACGAAGTGCATCTCGCATTGTTCAGGCTCCACAAGGCAGAGACTGGGGAGCCGTTCCAGGCTCCGTACCGCGTCATAGCCCATAAAACCCACGGCCCCTCCCCAGAAATTACCCAGGTCCGCGGGAACCGCGGGACGAAACCGGCTCATTAGAAGTTTCAGGCCCTGCCACGGGTCAGCGTCATATTTTTCGTTCCTGCCGCTTACGAAATCCTGAAGCTCGACCCGGCCCGGCCAGGCCTTTGCGGCTGCCAGCGGATTGATCCCCAAAAAACTGGCGCGGCTGAATTCGCCGTATGGGCCAAGGCTTTCGAGCAGAAATACAGGCCTGACCGGCGCTAAGGCAGAAATAGCCTGATTCGGAGAAATGGCGACGTCAGTAAACCTGGTATAAACG
This sequence is a window from Deltaproteobacteria bacterium. Protein-coding genes within it:
- a CDS encoding anthranilate synthase component I family protein is translated as MELIKPDFKTFCHQAEGRNVVPVYTRFTDVAISPNQAISALAPVRPVFLLESLGPYGEFSRASFLGINPLAAAKAWPGRVELQDFVSGRNEKYDADPWQGLKLLMSRFRPAVPADLGNFWGGAVGFMGYDAVRSLERLPSLCLVEPEQCEMHFVVCRDLLRFDRRTSEVLLISLALLQEGKDLEAAYQAAASRVKEMRQKLLQADSTEDQGFLDNFKCGTEVRSNVSQSEYEHRIHQAKEYIRNGDIIQVVLSQRLSVDFEGDPLSLYRALKEINPSPYCFFLDFDDLCLVGASPEMLVRLTGNRIQLRPIAGTRPRGSSPDADEVLVKDLLSDPKETAEHIMLVDLGRNDVGRVARLGSVTVPHLMTVEFYSHVMHIVTHVEGILDQNRKPLDVLKVAFPAGTLSGAPKIRAMEIIEELETIRRGPYGGAVGYLSFSGDIDFCITIRTLVVEGDQAWIQAGGGIVADSDPATEYQESLHKAEAILTALRRGRKK